The nucleotide sequence AACCCCTTTCCCGACAACGACACGGGCCAGCCCTCGCGCAAGCGGCCGAAGAACGCCTTCAAGCGCTTCATCCCCCTGACGCGCGTCCAAGAGCTCCGCTGGCGCGCAGAGCTGTTCGGCTCGGGGGCGGTACCCGGCGCCGACTTCAACGACGCGGCGCTCGGACCGCTCACAGGGTTGCGCGACATCTACCAGGCGGGGCTCGCGCGCGTGGACGAGGTCGCGCGGATGATGGCGGGCGCCCCATTTGTGCGCCTCACGGAGGCGAAACAGGACGAGGTTCTCGCCATGCTCGACCGCCCGGCCGTGCTGCGTCGCGACCCCCGCCGCGGCGTTACCTTCCTCGACCTCGTGATCCAGCACACCCTCGAGGGCTGCTTCGCGGTGCCCGAGTACGGCGGCAACCACGGCCGGCGGGGGTGGAAGATGATCGGTCTCGAGGGCGACGATCAGCCCCTCGGCTACTCGATCTTCTCGCGCCAGAAGAACGACTACAACGAGCGCACCGACCACCCGATGACGACACCCAATCCCGACGAGTTCCCGGGCGGCGTCCTGACGCCCCGCCCGATCTCGGCCGACGCGGACGCGATCCAGAACCTGATCGTCACCGTCACACGCGCCTTCGAGACCTGCTGAGAGACGCGCATGGCGCGACGCAAGCGCGAAGCGGACGACGTCCTCGGGGAGCCGAGCCTCACCGAGCCCTTCGACGTCTGCATCATCGGGAGCGGAGCAGGCGGGGGGAGCGCGGCCCACGTCCTCACGGCCGCCGGCAAGACGGTGCTCGTGCTCGAGACGGGCGACAACCCGTTCCCCGGCCTCGACGACCCGAAGCCGCTGCCGTTTCCGCTCCACAGCAACGACGAGCTCAAGTACTCGGTCCGCAACTACATCTTCCAGGATCCGTTCCTCGAGCCGCGGACCTTCCGCGGCGACGCCACGAGGCTCGGCTCCCTAATGGACGACGTCAACTCGCTGCCGAAGGCCGTGGGCGGCGCCTTCCAGCACGCCGACTGCAAGACCCCGCGCTTCAACGCCGTCGACTTCCGGCTCAAGTCGGCGATCGAGGCGCTGATCGGCGCCACTCCGGGCCTCGTCGTGCCCGGCTTCAACGATCCCGCGAGCCCGGCCGCCAATTTCGCCGACTGGCCGTTCACCTACGACGACCTCGAGCCGTTCTACGTCGAGGCCGAGCGCCTTTACGGCACGCAGGGGAACGCCGACAGCATCTACGAGTCGCGGCGGAGCCAGCCCTATCCCACGCCGGCAGGCTTGGGCATGTACATGAACCTGCTCATCGCCGACGCGGCGAAGGAGGTGAGCGTGCCGGACATCGGCGCGCTCAACCCGCACACCTACCCCGCCGCCATCACCACCCGCTTCGCGCGCTCCTACGACCCGACGGCTCCCGACGACCGTCCGCCGTGCGTCGACTGCGGGCTGTGCAGCGGCTTCGGCTGCCCGAACAACTCGAAGGGCTCGCCGGCGGTGACGACGCTGCGGCGCGCGCTGCTCACCAAAAAGTGCCAGCTGCGCTTCAACGCGCGCGTCACCCGCCTGCTCTACCAGGGGCGGGTCGTCAGCGCGGCCGAATACATCGACGGCGACGGCAACCGCCAGACCGCCCGCGCGCACGTCTTCATGCTGGCCGCGAGCGCCATCGAGTCGGCCCGCCTCTGCCTGCTCTCGGACCCGGGCGGCCCCGGGCTCGGCAACTCGAGCGGGCAGGTGGGACGGAACCTCATGTTCCACCTGCAGACCAACGTGAACGGCTTCGTCCCGCAGCGCGTGCACGGCCAGCGCGGCCGTGCCGTAACCCACGGCATCTCCGACTTCCGCGGCGTCATGCCCGGCGGCGAGGAGATACGGGTGTTTGGCGGCGGCACGCCGGTCGTCGCCCTGGGCGGCATCTGCGAGTTCGGCGCCTCGCAAGGTCAGCCGATCACCGAGGACGGCGCCAGCTACGTGCAGCTCGGCATCCGTCGCGGGACCATGCTCAAGAACGCGCTGCGCGACCTGGCTCTCGGCCAGCACCTGCTCGGTATGACCATGCAGGCCGAGGACGCCCCCCAGCTCACGAACTACGTCGACCTCGACAGTCGCTTCACCGACGTCTACGGCCAGCCGGTGGCGCGCATCACCTACAAGAGCCACCCTTACGAGCTCGCAACCCGCTGCTTCTACCTCCCCCACCTGAGGGCCATTCTCCGCCAGGTGCTCCGGCAGTCAGGGGTCCCGGAGGCCAAGCTCGACGACAAGATCTTCACGACGCCGATCGATCCCTTCCTGGTCGGACCGCCGTCGTCGCGGCACATCATGGGCACGCTGCGCATGGGCAGCACCCCGGCGACCTCCGTCGCGGATGCGCAGGGCCGCTTCCACGACCTCGACAACCTCTACGCCTGCGACGGCAGCGTATTCCCGACCTCGTCGGGCTATAACCCGACGCTCACCATCTTCGCCGTAGCGCTCAAGGTCGCGCACGGCCTCGCGGGCACGACGCCGGGCAGCTAGGCCGAGACTCAATGCCCCGGCACCCCCCGTAGCCCCGGCTTGAAGCGGAACACCTGGTACGGGGCGTTGGCCTTCATGTGCGCCGTCGTGCGGAACATGACGTGCTGGAGCGAGCTGCAGGTCACGTAGAGCCAGCCGTCGGGGCCGAAGCTGAAGCCGTCGGGCCAGCGCAGCCGCGGGTCCTTCAGGAGCGTCGTCAGCTTCCGGTCCTGACCGAGCGCGAGGATCGCGGAGTGCTCGGGGTCGCTCAGGTAGACCGTGTCCGCGGCGTCGATCGAGAGCCCGTCGCTGATCGTCTTGGGGCCGAAGGTCTCGACGCGCGCGCCGAGCGCCTCGGGCGTCAATGACGCGTCGTTCAGGTCGCGGGTGGCGACGCGGTAGAGGCGGTCGCCGCTGAAGGGGCCATAGTAGAGCCACTCGCCGCGGTCGTCGAGCGTGATCGAGTCGACGCCGATCCTGACGGTGTAGACGCCGAGGACCCTGATCGTCCGCTCGGGCGTGCGGGTGACGTAGTTGCCCGCCTGCACGGAGGGGTGGCCGTCGAGCACGCGCCGGCTGGTGTGCCTGGCGATGTCATAGACGACGAGCGCCGGCCTCTGGCGGATGGGGCTCGTCTCGGCGATGTAGATCTTCTCGCCGCGCGGGTCGACCTGGAAGTCGTTCAGCATGGAGAGGAAGCCGGCCACATCGGAGGGGAACTCGTACTGGTGGACGAGCGTGTTGGTGGCGAGGTCGAAGGCGAGAAGCCGCGGCTGCCCGCGCCCGTAGCGGGCGAAGTCGAGGGTCCAGAGCCGGCCCTGGCGATCGATGCGGACGGCGAGCGGCGAGTCGAACCTCGTCCTCTGCGACGCCTCGTCCGGATACGGCACCGGCTTCCCGCCGATCAGCTCGACCAGCTTGATCGGCGGGTCGCCGTTCGGGTGCAGCGTGAAGAAGACGCGGCCCGTGCCCGAGACCGCGATGTTGCCGGGCGGGTAGTCGAGGTCGGCGACCACCTCGAGGGCGGAGGCGGGGAGCGTCGGGTCGGTGGTGCGGTCCTCGAGCCGCATGCCGCCGCAAGCAGCGAGGAGCAGCAGGGCGAAGAGTGTAGAGCGCCCCATGGCCCGTCCCGTCTACCACGGTCGCTACTCCGCCCGCAGCGCCTCCAGCACCGGCAGCCGCGCCACCCGCCGGGCGGGCAGGAGCCCGGCGGGGATGCTCACCAGGAGCGCCGCCAGCGCGGCCGCGGGGATGCTCCCCGCGGCGAAGTGGAAGTCGATCTCCCAGCCGAGCTGGTAGGTGAAGTTGACCCGCACCCAGAGGAGCGCCAGGACGAGGCCGATCGCGAGCCCGCCGGCGAGCCCGAGCACGCCCACTCCCGCCGACTCGCCCACCACCGCGCGCGCCACCTGCGCACGCGTCGCGCCTGCCGCGCGCAGGAGCGCGAACTCGCGGCGGCGATCCAGCGAGACGGCGAGGAGCGCCTCGGCGAGGCCGAGCGCGGCGACCACCAGGGGCAGGATCTCGAGCGCGTCGGTCAGGCGGAAGGCGCGCCGCACGGCGTCCTGGTGGTAGGCATAGAGCTCGCGCTGGGTCAGCACCTTCACGCCCTGCGCGGCGCCCACCGCCGCGAAGGCCGCGTGACGGACGGCGTCGAGCGACGCGCCGGGCGCGAGCGTCACGTGGAAGCGGTTGACCGCCCGATCCGCCCACCAGCGCTGGTAGGTCGGGCGGGCGAGGATGACGCTGCCCCGCGGCGAGACGTAGTCCACCACCACGCCGACCACCGGGGCCTCGAACGGCCCGCCGGGCGTGTCGAGACGGAGCGTCGCGCCCACGCCCACGTCGAACTGGCGCGCGAAGTTGCGCGACACGAGGACGCCCGTGCTGGCGCGCACCGCGGCGAGCGCCGCCTGCGGATCGCCCGCCGCGAAGCTGAAGTCCGCCTCGCGCTCGGGCGCGAAGGCGCTCGCGTCGAGCGAGTCGATGCTGATGCGCGCGCCGCGGTAGGCGTGCTCGGCGAGCCGCACGCGCTCGACGCGGGCCACGCCCGGGACGGCCGCGAGGCGGTCGCCGACGCCCTCGTCGAGCGGCGCCTCGATCCAGCCCGTGGTGGCGGTCGAGGCGACCACCAGGTCGGCGTGCACCTGGCGGCGGATGAAGTCGAGCACTGACTGCTCGAAGCTCCGCGCCACGGTCGCGGCCGTCATCATGAGGCCGAGACCGAGGGCGAGGACCGCCGCCGCGAGCGCGAGCTGGTCCGGGATGCGAACGAGGCGGTCGACGGCGAGGCGGCCCGCGAAGCCGAGCGCCTCGCGCGCGGGGCCGAGGAAGAGGGCCGCGGCCCCGCCGGCAAGGCGCATGAAGACGAGCACGAGGGCGAAGTCGGCGGCGAGCGCGGCCACGTTCCCGCACCAGGGCGAGTCGAAGCGCTTCTCGGCCCAGAGCCCGCCGCCCGTGAGCAGGGCGGCCGCGAGGATCGTCCCGTGCGGCCGCCAGCGGCGCGTGGCGTGCTCCGCGTCGGCGCTGCGCACGGCGACGAGCGGCGAGACGAGCGCGGCGTCGCGCGCGGGCAGCCAGGCGGCGAAGACGGCGGCCCCGATGCCGGTGGCGACGCCCACGACGAGCGACCAGGCCGACAGCTCGAGCCGGGCCGTGAAGACCGTCATCGAGAAGATGAGCTCGGTCGACTCGCTCACCGTGCGGAGGAGGAGGCGCGCGAGCACGATCCCGAGCGGCACGCCCGCCGCGGCGCCGACCGTCCCCGTGGCGAGCGCGTCGCCCAGCACGAGCGCGGCCACCTGGCGCCGCTCGGCGCCGGCGCAGCGGAGGATGCCGAGCTCGCGGCGGCGGGCGGCGACCGAGGTCGCGACCGCGCTCCCGACCACGAAGATGGACGCCAGGAGCGCCAGGCCCGAGAGCCCCGAGAGCAGGGTCTGGAAGGAGGCCAGGTAGCGCTCGATCTGCTCGCCGCGGCGAGCGGGGCGGATCGCCTCGAGCCCCGCCGGGAGCGCCGCGTCGAGGCGCGGCTCCACGTCCTCCACCCGCACGCCCGGCTCGAGGGTCACGTCCACCTGATCGATGAGCCCGTCCTCGCCCAGCACCAGCTGCGCGCCGACCACGTCCATCAGGATCAGGTTGCCGCCGAAGGCGCGCCCGACGCCGCCGGGCGGCAGCACGCCGCGCACGGTGAAGGTCTCGATGCCGTGCGGGGTGCGGAGCGGGAGCGACGCGCCCGTCGTGATGCCGAGCCGCGCGGCGAGCGCGTCGGTCACGATCAGGCTGCGCGGGTCGACGAGAAAGCCGAGCGGGTCGTCGACCACGTGCTCGCCGGCCTTGACCAGGTGGAGCGTACGGATGGCGTGCCCGTCGGTCACGTCGGCGGCGAAGACCGAGAGGGCCTCGCCGGCGATGGGGGGCTCCGTGCCGAAGAAGGTCGCGGTGACGATCGGGACGGCGTGGTCGACGCCGGGGATCGCGCGGAGCCGCTCCGCGACCTCCTCGGGGAAGGGCCCCGGCCCGCGCACCTGGAGGGCCGCGGTGCCGGCCAGGTCCTCGATCGCGTCGGTGAACGAGGCGAGCGTGCTCGCGTTGATGATGCGGATGGCGACCACGAGCGCCACCCCGCACGCCACCCCCGCCGCGGTGAGCGCCGCGCGCGGGCCCTGGCCCCGGAGGTGGCGGCGGGCGAGGGCGAGCGCTCCCATGGGGCCGGCAGTATGGCCGCCAAAGCGGAGCTTGCGCCAGGTCGCGCATCTCTGTTACGCCGGGGCCGGATGGCGGTCGCCCGGGTCACCGAGATCATCGCGTCGTCCCCCGACGGCTTCCGGGAGGCGGTCGA is from Deltaproteobacteria bacterium and encodes:
- a CDS encoding gluconate 2-dehydrogenase subunit 3 family protein; the protein is MLRLKLARLPAAPRESAPAELCWDAPPASAAVLLSRREFLKALALLLAAAASPFTRASRAYAAARGRFLTRHEFATLQALCDRIIPPDQDPGARALGSAVYIERMLTAFDRRARVPLIFAGGPFSNRNPFPDNDTGQPSRKRPKNAFKRFIPLTRVQELRWRAELFGSGAVPGADFNDAALGPLTGLRDIYQAGLARVDEVARMMAGAPFVRLTEAKQDEVLAMLDRPAVLRRDPRRGVTFLDLVIQHTLEGCFAVPEYGGNHGRRGWKMIGLEGDDQPLGYSIFSRQKNDYNERTDHPMTTPNPDEFPGGVLTPRPISADADAIQNLIVTVTRAFETC
- a CDS encoding GMC family oxidoreductase, which encodes MARRKREADDVLGEPSLTEPFDVCIIGSGAGGGSAAHVLTAAGKTVLVLETGDNPFPGLDDPKPLPFPLHSNDELKYSVRNYIFQDPFLEPRTFRGDATRLGSLMDDVNSLPKAVGGAFQHADCKTPRFNAVDFRLKSAIEALIGATPGLVVPGFNDPASPAANFADWPFTYDDLEPFYVEAERLYGTQGNADSIYESRRSQPYPTPAGLGMYMNLLIADAAKEVSVPDIGALNPHTYPAAITTRFARSYDPTAPDDRPPCVDCGLCSGFGCPNNSKGSPAVTTLRRALLTKKCQLRFNARVTRLLYQGRVVSAAEYIDGDGNRQTARAHVFMLAASAIESARLCLLSDPGGPGLGNSSGQVGRNLMFHLQTNVNGFVPQRVHGQRGRAVTHGISDFRGVMPGGEEIRVFGGGTPVVALGGICEFGASQGQPITEDGASYVQLGIRRGTMLKNALRDLALGQHLLGMTMQAEDAPQLTNYVDLDSRFTDVYGQPVARITYKSHPYELATRCFYLPHLRAILRQVLRQSGVPEAKLDDKIFTTPIDPFLVGPPSSRHIMGTLRMGSTPATSVADAQGRFHDLDNLYACDGSVFPTSSGYNPTLTIFAVALKVAHGLAGTTPGS
- a CDS encoding FtsX-like permease family protein, with protein sequence MGALALARRHLRGQGPRAALTAAGVACGVALVVAIRIINASTLASFTDAIEDLAGTAALQVRGPGPFPEEVAERLRAIPGVDHAVPIVTATFFGTEPPIAGEALSVFAADVTDGHAIRTLHLVKAGEHVVDDPLGFLVDPRSLIVTDALAARLGITTGASLPLRTPHGIETFTVRGVLPPGGVGRAFGGNLILMDVVGAQLVLGEDGLIDQVDVTLEPGVRVEDVEPRLDAALPAGLEAIRPARRGEQIERYLASFQTLLSGLSGLALLASIFVVGSAVATSVAARRRELGILRCAGAERRQVAALVLGDALATGTVGAAAGVPLGIVLARLLLRTVSESTELIFSMTVFTARLELSAWSLVVGVATGIGAAVFAAWLPARDAALVSPLVAVRSADAEHATRRWRPHGTILAAALLTGGGLWAEKRFDSPWCGNVAALAADFALVLVFMRLAGGAAALFLGPAREALGFAGRLAVDRLVRIPDQLALAAAVLALGLGLMMTAATVARSFEQSVLDFIRRQVHADLVVASTATTGWIEAPLDEGVGDRLAAVPGVARVERVRLAEHAYRGARISIDSLDASAFAPEREADFSFAAGDPQAALAAVRASTGVLVSRNFARQFDVGVGATLRLDTPGGPFEAPVVGVVVDYVSPRGSVILARPTYQRWWADRAVNRFHVTLAPGASLDAVRHAAFAAVGAAQGVKVLTQRELYAYHQDAVRRAFRLTDALEILPLVVAALGLAEALLAVSLDRRREFALLRAAGATRAQVARAVVGESAGVGVLGLAGGLAIGLVLALLWVRVNFTYQLGWEIDFHFAAGSIPAAALAALLVSIPAGLLPARRVARLPVLEALRAE